Part of the Sorghum bicolor cultivar BTx623 chromosome 1, Sorghum_bicolor_NCBIv3, whole genome shotgun sequence genome, CTCCCCTATCCACTtttcccttcctctttggcctcTTCTCTTTGGACTCCACGGCGAGCGAGCTAGCATATTTTTCATGAATTTTGATCCAGAACAATATATCTAGTCGTAGTTTCTAATATTTATCATTCCTAtctgggggtgggggtgggggggaCTGGGGCATATGTTGATGATTAAAATTAGCGGGAGAAATCAGCTTAATAGATTTGAGAAATTGTCAAGTCATAATTGACTTCACCGTTTTGTAACTCTTGACaagataataaaaaaaatacatttGTGGGACATCCATTTTTGGAGTTCGGATGAGATATTTATGTCCAATGGAAGATCCAGGTCCGTACGTAGAAACCACCAGTTTTATTTATCTTCTAGTGAGGAAGctaattagagcatctccaacagttttgaatTTGGGGGTTTGCATTATTGTAATTTACCAAAATTATCAAAATGAGGTATCCAACAGTTTTGTATTTGTGTTTTacaatttgggcaacttggcaatTGTGGAAGAAAACTTCGTATAAATGCAAGGCTGCGGGCCGCTTGGTAAACGTCGATCGGACGCTCCTCTCGCGCTACTCCCGTGCGTGGGGGACTCTTCGCGCGTGGTGACGAACCTTGGAGATTGATGACGACCTGCAGTCCACGGCAGCAGGACGAAGGACTCTATGGTAGGAAGCCCTCGATGACGACCTGCAGCGTCTCGGAACGGCGGCGACTTGGATGCTCGCGAACTGGCAGCGCGGCGACGAAAAAATGCCGCGAAGAAGAAACGCGCGTGACTAAAAGCGCGGGACCAGATACGGCGCGGAAGAAAAGTCATGACAAATACAGTTGGGTCCATAATTTTGGTTTTTGCTAAGTCAATTATGCCAAACACTTAGATATGGCCTTTTTTTCTACTTGCCATATTGTTTTGGGAGTTGACAAACTACAACAAATAACAAACAAAAAATAccgaactgttggagatgctagcTTGGTCAAGGGTGTGGATGCATACACAGATCATCTTGGTAAGTCATCTTACCTCAACTGAGCGAATTTACGTGTCTATTTTCTGTTAATACAAAATGCCATCTAGTGCCTCCTAGGTTGATGTAGTTTGTTTTTTTTGGGTCTCATCTTCTAGCTAGTGGGATTTTGGTAACCATTTTGCCTGTTGTAAAGTGCCGGTGACCGGCGAATCATTGGTACCTCATATGAAATAATTTGACTAAGGTGATAGTCCAAAAGTAGATTATGTGCTAAACATAAGTCTGCAGTTTGTTTTGCATTACTTTAGAATTATTAATTAATGCCCGTCCTTGTATATGTGCCATATAGTTACTACTCCAGAGCAGAATGAATTGTAACGTACTACCATTTATCACACACACTAGTCATCATATATATTTTGATTTTCACACACAAGAACGAGCTTTTACAATCTTTCTCAGCCGTCCACAATCCTGACGATGAGAGGCATCCCAAGCTtgggtgtcaaggacaggagaTACTTGGGCTTGTGAACATACTCTGGGGAGAGGGAGAAGGAGAACCTCCTGAGGATCATCGCCATGACAACCTGTACTTCCACGATGCCGAAGCTCTGGCCAGTGCACACTCTCGGCCCCAGGGAGAAAGCCAGCAGCGCCTTGGGATCCTTGGCGGCCTTTGTGAGGCCATGCTCGAACCTCATGGGGTTGAACTCGTCGGCGTCGAGGCCCCAGACCTGCTTGTCCCGGTGCAGCATGGCGATGGGGATCGAGATGACCGTGCCCTGGGGCACCTTGATGCCTCCAAGGACGGCGTCCGATGCAGCCCTCCGCTGTATGTACACGATGGGAGGGTACAGGCGCGATGTCTCCAGCAACACCATGTATAGCTGCACATGCATGGGTGAATGTTTGCTTGTTTACAATTTACATATATATGGTGCAGCAGCATGCTCATCGCATTGGTTATCAGTTACCAGCTTGAGCTTGGCGAGAACATCGGCGTGGGGGacctcgtcgccgtcgccgtcgctggTGCAGGAGAATTCCCGGACGACCTCCTCCCTGACTTTGTGCTGCCACTCCGGGTGCACGGCGAGCAGGAACATGGCCCAGGTCAGGAGCGTGGCCGTGGTTTCCTGCCCCGCGGCGAAGAAGGTCTTGCACTCGTCGATCACCTCGTCGGTTGTCAGCGTCTCGCCGTTGTtgccatgctgctgctgctgctgcggcgtcCACGCCTCTAGCAACAGCCCGAGTAGGTCGcccccgccggcgccgccgcgcccACCACACTTCTTAGCTCCGTCGGCGGCCAGCCGCGCCTGCATGATGGATATGATCTTGCTTCTCAGCTGTTTGTTCAGACGTCGGACTTGCAGGTTCCGCCGAGTTGGCAGATACCTAAATTAAACAAACGAAACAAAATCACTCGGTTGTTGGTGCTGCATCCAGAAGTGAATACAGAATACTATATATAGTAGCACCAGTAGTGTAACATACCAGAGTATTGGAGCATCCAGCGTGGCGGCAGTGGCGAGCTTCTGCATCTCCCGCATCAAGACGATGACCTCCTCGACATCCCGGTGGCTCGTGCCGAAGGCGACGCGGCCGTTGACCTTTGCGGTCAGGTCGTTGAAGGCGTGGATCATGTCTATCTCGGCCGATTCCTTGTCGCCGCTTCCCTGAATAATAATCTGCTCCCGCCATTGCCGCATCATCTGCTTCGTTACCTCTGCCGTCACCGCCGACATGCTCTGAACACGCGCAGCAGCCAGCAGGGCAAATGAAATCAAACACCAGTCAGTTGCTATATTATATACTACTTGTAATAATGTTTCAAATTAAGCAGTAAATTAAAGAAGGCTTATGTTCTATCTCATGACCTTGATCGTCTCATGGTTGAACGCAGGAAGAACCACTTTACGGTGCCGCTTCCAATCGTCTCCGTTTATCAGTATGACACCGTTGCCGAAGAGGAACTTGAGCACGGGGATCATGAAGTCCTTCTGATACAGGCCCGTCCTGTCTGTCAGCACTTGCTTAATCAGCTGTAGATCCGTAGACAAGAGagcgggaatcggcccgatccAGAACAGAAACGTTCTCCCTGTAAGATTTTGATCAAACTGAACCTCATCATCAAAATCTTAAAGATAATTCtcacaaaaagaaagaaaaaaaatcttataAATAAGATAATGTCTTGCCAGCACTGGGGTTCAAGAGTCACGAGTGACGACGACCTACCATAGTCTGCGACCCATCTGTGGAACTGCGGCAGGAGGACGGGCATGATGTCGTGGCAGGCGGCGTCGAGGGGCGGCACGCCTCTCCGGCCGGCCATCAGCAGCCGCTTCGCCTCCGGCAAGGACCCTGCCAGGAACGTGTAGGGCGGGCCACCGACGCCCTGCCTCGCGAACGACCGCGCCACGGCGTGCGGCCGCCACGCCAGACGCCACAGCGCGAGCAGCAGCGCCAGGAGCGCCGCCAGCTGCAAGGCCACGGCCACCACCATGTCCGCCGGTGCGTAAGGCGCTTGTTGATCGGAGGTCCTTTTTTGTTTTGCCCCACCCAAATCACTCACTGAAACCCAGGCGTGCGGCTACCATGTCATGTGGGTGGAGCGTCTTGCTTGTATTCGTAATAATATGCTATATATAGTTCCTcgcaaaagagaaaaaaaaatgatatataGCATGCATGGCTCGTTAGCAGCATGTGTGTAGTATGCGTTTGGCAGCGTCGGTGCCATACTGCCATGTCGAGTTGAGATGGTCACAATGATTAATCCGAGACAAATAAATAAACACCTTTAATTTGGTGCtgtgctcttttttttttcttttctgaaaCACATATTAGACTGGTTTCAGTGATGAGTTTCATGCCACTGTTATCTGTTACCAAAAGACTGTTACATCAGTTTCATGCCACTGTTATCTGTTACCAAAAGACTGTTACATCAGTTTCATGCCACTGTTATCTACCAAAAGACTGTTACATCAGTTTCATGCCACTGTTATCTGTTACCAAAAGCCTGCTAATTCAGAGAGAGTTGCGCTGCTTGTTTGTATGGTCCACACAGGACGGGGAAGATTTCCCACTTGGATTTCATTGATGCATCAGGATTTGTTTGACTGCACACCAATTCACCATAATCCACATATGTTAAGAGGTACTAGGGTGTATAATTAGCTAATTTTTCACCAGAATATTTCTCAAACGATGTGGATTGATTCAAAGAGAGTTGAGATGGTTTATTTTAGCAGATCAGAGCTGCTTTAAGAACTCCAAAGTGTGACTTGTACGTGTTCATATATAGGATGCAATCCAAGAAAGTCCAAACGATAAGAATCTCACTCTGGCTCAGCTTTAGGATCCAGACAAGGTGTGGAGAATTCAAAGAtataggtttttttttttgacaaggttGGAGAATTCAAAGATATAGGTTGTGTGAGCCACTCACTTAGCTACTCTAGGTGTGAGGTCACGAACATCTATTCGGTTGGTGGCTAACACTATCATTTCTAACCGTAACTTACTTGAAGACAAATTAATGTTCATGGTGCCATTATCTCTATGGCTTATATGTGCCAGTGTGTATATGTATCATCTTTATTGCTAATTTTTTGTGTGTGCTGCCCATTATATTTTGTCTTCTTTTCTAAAGGAAGTTTGGACCATTTTTTGGCCTTTCCTAAAGGGATGGTGACCAGCCAGTCACGCGATGCCTCAGCTGAAATAATTCAACTACCCTAATGTGAGAGTCCATAGGTACATTCGGTGCACAAAATTTTGCAGAGCTGCGCAGCTTCCTTACAtactcaaaaaagaaaaaagaataatggcACACCGTGCAGTTGTGGGGGCAGAGAAGAGAGCTGTGCAGCTTCCTTGCATTCGGTTCACATTTTTTGCAGAGCTGCACAGCTTCCTTGCATTCGGTTCACATTTTCTGCAGCTGATTGTTGGAGATAATcttttcaaaaaagaaaaaagaatgtGATAAAAGAGCAGCTTGGGCGCCTTAATCATGATTCATGAGGCGGCATGGTTGTGTACTTGTGTCTATAAATTTGCTTGCTAGACATAATGGCACACCGTGCAGTTGTGGGGGCAGAGAAGAGAGCTGCGCAGCTTCCTTGCATTCGGTTCACATTTTTTGCAGAGCTGCGCAGCTTCCTTGCATTCGGTTCACATTTTTTGCGGTTGATTGTTGGAGATAATcttttcaaaaaagaaaaaaagaatgtGATAAAAGAGCAGCTTGGGCGCCTTAATCATGATTCATGAGGCGGCATGGTTGTGTCTATAAATTCGCTTGCTAGACATATTGGCACACCGTGCAGTTGTGGGGGCAGAGAAGAGAGCTGCGCTGCTCAACACACATCTGTCACTGTGAAGATCTTGACTTTTATCGATCGTGATCCCTAAGAAGTACTGCCTGATAGCCACTGGAACATAGCTTCTCTGAAACTCTCAGCAGATGACCTTGTGCTATCACGGTAGTCGAGTACCATTGAATTCACTGAACCTCTATGTAGGAGTACGTCCGTCGCCAAAAGCTTGCCTTAGCTTGACTGTACAATTCGTGCGTGCAAGTTTCTCATCCACATTCGTCAGGTATCAGGGCTGTTATGGTCAGATTGATGGTCCTGATAACAAGGTAGCCATTCTTAAAAAATAACAAGGGTAGCCATATATACGCAAAATTAGAtgcttaaataaataaatcaatcaaaagaCACGAAGAAGAAATATCCTCAATGGGATCGTTCACAACCACATGTACAGGTGCTATATAGAGTGCTGGTGAATGGTGATAGGTAGGTCAACGTCAAGCCGTACACTAGATACTGCTAATGATAAGACAAAGACAGCTAGCCTTACAACAATAATGCATTTCATACAGAGGTTAACTAGTTTACGATACATTTTTACAAGCTTAAAAAATTGTTATATGTGTATGGCTAGaaacattattttttttaaatgggATCGCGACCCCTTTCGTTTGTGTGCAGAAATGAAGGATATAGGAAGACGACGGCAAAGAGAAGCAGGCGTCGGTGTCGATCTTTGGGAGTATTCTCTCTATTAGTTGGGTAGAGAAAACAATCAGACAGTCACAGGCGGACGGCTCTCTGCTCGTCCTGTCATGTGCAAGTGTGCGTGCAAGCAAGAAAACCCGGCCGGCCCTGTGGTCCATCTATGTACAATGGCCATCATCTGAAGCAACAAAGCCAGCCAGCCAAAAGGCTGAAAGAGATGTGGTGCAAATGATTTCTTCAGTCAACCTAAGAATGGCGTCGTAACTGCAGTTTGCCTGTCATCCGATCCGACGACAAGCACTCTTTTCGTGATCGTGGTACAGTAATATAAGTTACGAGAGGCTAATTGTACAGCAGAGATTTCATTTAATCTGTTACAGAGCTCAGGAACTTGATACATAAACTGGCAGAAGAATTTTGTTAGAAAGACAgcctgagagagagagagagccacAGCAATCTAATGCAATATAGGGGAGCAGATCAAGCGACTGAAGGAAACAAGGGTTCGTGGGCCATATTCTGCTGCTCCAGTGGTCCATATACGTGGGGGCAATTGGCTGGGCTAGCCAACATGCTCATCGGGCCGCGCGAAGAGGCAAATTTGCAAGAAGTCGCCTTGGCGGCCCATCTGAATTGTTATGGGCTGTCTGTCTGATTTGGTGTCCCCCTGCGGCCCAAGACTTGGGAAACAGTTGTTGCCAATTGCCAGTTTAACAACCATTAGCTTCGTTGCGTAACACTATGTATGTACAGTTGTGTTGGCTGTTCCACTCGAAGAAAAATTGTGTTGGCTGTTGGTTTCTACCAGCCTAGCCAATTAAAATTCAGATTATTCccctaaaaaaattaaaattcagATTCTAGAAGCACAACCTGTTTATACAATAACTAATAAGagagcaagatttaaattaAATGCAAGATTACGATACCAATTGCTATATTAGTGACCTTAAAATAATTGTAGTGGTGGTTGCTAAGCTCTCGTGTGCTACTTTTAATGCTTCATTGTAGCAATAGTATTTATTACGACTACTGTTATTGTGACTAATACCAATACTATAGTACCATGATGAGAACAAGAGAGTAGACGAGGgtgttagggcactcacaatgttatttattacctcgaacaatgtggacctagagtctaaataaaatttgaagtcttatttttttctacctctttcttccatAAATATACTGTcacatcagtaaaataccataaataatatataataaattaTCTTAGACTTTGTGATAGAgtattgcattgtgagtgcccttagtcgTTGAGTTCATGCTAGTGCTGCACGGAGGGATGCTGTGCAACAAGATTGCATAGATTTCTTTTTTCCCATCTAAGGCTAGGTGGAAACGAAGGCGCATCCATTCCCACCTAGCCAAGCTTGTGCCCGTGTTGGTTTCACCGCTCGGTGAGACTGAGACGTGAGCACCGTCGCTGCCCAGTACCGACATCTGCCGAAGCTCGCCGGAGGACGACAACAATGGTCGTCTGATACTGATGCCATCGCCTTCCCCAACGTGTTGTACCGCTTGACGCCAGGACCAGTAGCCCTTGGGCCATCATGGAGCGGGCTGCGGCCACCCAATGGCACGCGCGACCCTCTTTCTCCGCTGCCAACCAACCTTACGGCCAGAATCGCCATCCTAGACGACCTCCTATGCTCTAATTCGCTTGAAGGAACCATGCCGACAGTGAAAGCGTCTGCTGTGCTCAGAAGGCGTTCAACGAAATGCTTCTACTAGAGTAAACTTACCCATGTTCAGATGTAGTGATCCTATCTAAGACAAAGCAACCAGCCAAACACAAAAATTCTTATACTTGCTATGTTTTGTCCATGCTACAAAACAAGTGTGGCTTGTATTGTTGAAGCCGGGTTTAAGCTAGCCAGGCTTAGTTGGCTAGCAGGCCAGGTCTTAGACATGAACCAAACACACTTTTAATGTGCTGCTCAAATCAAAACTAAGCACAAGTGGATACCAAACGCCGTCATTCACAATCAGAATTTGGATAATAGCTCAAGGAGATTTGCTAAATCTATGAACGTGTCAAGTGTCAAATGTAATGTACTTCCTACTCCTTTCATCCTGAAATATAAATTGTCCAAGCAATTTTGGAGCAAAACACTAAGGTTCCATTTGGCACGACTCCTAAGTGCTTCAACTCCGACTCCTATGTTACTGTAGAGCAACGTTGAATAATGTATAGTAGATTATTGTAGCACGAGAGAAAACAGCTCTGAGTGTGCCTAAAATTTACTACGAAATGGAGGAGCTAGAGGAGTTGTGTTTTAGGGGTTTATATCTTGGCTAAGCTATAATACTGCTACAGTGCCAGAGCCGAGAAAAGCCcttctaaacagggcctaacttGAATAATGTGTACCTGTATTATGTACCATTGTTGATTTCTGCTACCAATTATATAACTCATTGAGTAAGACGATGTCTAAAAGACAT contains:
- the LOC8080769 gene encoding cytochrome P450 709B2 encodes the protein MVVAVALQLAALLALLLALWRLAWRPHAVARSFARQGVGGPPYTFLAGSLPEAKRLLMAGRRGVPPLDAACHDIMPVLLPQFHRWVADYGRTFLFWIGPIPALLSTDLQLIKQVLTDRTGLYQKDFMIPVLKFLFGNGVILINGDDWKRHRKVVLPAFNHETIKSMSAVTAEVTKQMMRQWREQIIIQGSGDKESAEIDMIHAFNDLTAKVNGRVAFGTSHRDVEEVIVLMREMQKLATAATLDAPILWYLPTRRNLQVRRLNKQLRSKIISIMQARLAADGAKKCGGRGGAGGGDLLGLLLEAWTPQQQQQHGNNGETLTTDEVIDECKTFFAAGQETTATLLTWAMFLLAVHPEWQHKVREEVVREFSCTSDGDGDEVPHADVLAKLKLLYMVLLETSRLYPPIVYIQRRAASDAVLGGIKVPQGTVISIPIAMLHRDKQVWGLDADEFNPMRFEHGLTKAAKDPKALLAFSLGPRVCTGQSFGIVEVQVVMAMILRRFSFSLSPEYVHKPKYLLSLTPKLGMPLIVRIVDG